In the Streptomyces sp. NBC_00193 genome, CCTCCTCGCGGCCGCCCAGGGCTCGTTCCGCCCCGACCGCAACCGGCTCACGGGCTCCTCCCGGCAGCTCCGGCTCGGCCGGGACGCCCTCTGGTACTCCTACGAGAACCGCCTGGGCGACGACGACTGGTGGCCCACGGGCCGCCCCCCTTCCCCGGACCCGATCACGGCCCTGCTGGGCTGAGCCCGGCCGCCCAGCGCTCGAGGGTGGCGAAGTCCTGTGGGCGCAGGCCGTGGCGGGGGTGGATGCGCAGGAGCAGGGCCGGGGCCGGGTGGTGGGCGGTGACCCAGGCGCGGTCGCGGGGCGTGATCATGTCGTCGACCCAGGCGAAGGGCCTGCCGGCCGCCCATTCCAGGAGGGGGCGGGTCTTCCAGAAGAGGCCGTCGGGGTCGCGGGTGAAGGGTTCCGGCCATTCGATGACAGGAAGATCGGCGGGTAGTCCGATGTGCGGGGAGATCAGCGTGTTGGCCTCGTGCGTCCAGGCGGTGGCCCAGGCGAGCTCGTACGGCAGGGCCAGCAGCCGGGCGCCGTGGGCCGGGTGCAGGCGCACCCGCAGGCCGCGCCTGGAGCGGCGGGATTCCGGGGCGTCGCGGTAGGACAGCCAGATGCTCGGACGCATCCGGTGGCTGGTGTATCCGCGGAGACCTGCGAGGCGGGACCGGAACGGATTGAGGGGGCCGTCCACGTCGAGGAGGAGCAGCGGGCGAGTCATGAAGTAGGGATTACCCAGTACACGATGGAGTGAAATGCCTACCGGCGCTATAACCCGAATGGGGTTACGGCGTTGTTTCCGGTACGGGTGCACAGCCCGTGGACCCTTCCGGAAGGCAGGAAATCTGATGCGTCACAGTCGTCGGAATGGCTTGATCGCGGCGGTGGTTGCGGGGGGTGGACTCGCGGTCGCGGGTGCGGGCGGCTTCGCCTTCGCCGACGCGGAGGCGGGCGGACAAGCCGTGCGCTCGCCGGGGGTGCTGTCGGGGAATCTGCTGCAACTGCCGGTGCACACCCCGGTGAACGTGTGCGGGAACACCGTGAGCGTGGTCGGCGTGCTCAACTCGGCCGCCGGGAACCGCTGCGTCAACGCGGACCGGGGCGCCGGGAAGCAGGGCGAGCCGGGTCATCCCGGGCCGCGGTCGTCGGACCCCTCGCACCCCTCGAAACCCGGCGCCGGAAACGGTGCGGGGAACGGCGGTCAGAGCGGGCACGGCGGCCCCGGACGGGGTGCGGTGGCCGAGGGGGGCGGAAAGGATTCTCCGGGGCTGCTGTCCGGCAACGGGCTCCAGCTCCCCGTCGAGGTGCCGGTCAACATCAGCGGCAACTCGGTGAGCGTCGTCGGCGTCGGCAACGCCTCCGTGGGCAACACCTCCGTCAACGGCTCCACGCCGGTCGTCGGCAAGCCCGTCCAGCCGCCGGTCCGGCCGCCCGTCGCCGTACGGCCGGTCACCCCGCCGGCCCCGCCCCGCAGCCACCCCTCGGCGCTCGCCCACACCGGGGCCGAGGGCGCCGGCTACCTGCTGTCCGGCGGCGGCGCCATGCTGCTCGGCGGCGTGCTGCTCTACCGCCGGTTCCGGCTCAACTAGCCTGAGTGGGCGTGTTGGAGGCGTCGGAAGCCGCCCGCCAGCCGTCCAGGATCGCGTCGATCCGGGGCGCCAGCCGGGCCCGGGCAGCGAACCGGGGCACGCCCCCCATCAGCAGGGAGTCGTACTCGGTGTCGAGGTGCCGCACAGCCGCCCGTACCGCCGCGTACACGGCCGGCGGGTCGAGGGCCCGGCCCGCCGCGCTGCGGCCCACCCGGCCGCTGCCCCGCACCGAGGCGTGCGCGGCGATGGCCCGGGCCCGGTCGGAGGGGCACCCGGGGAACAGGCGCAGGATCTCGGCGGCGAAGGCCGCCGTGAACCGGGTGTCCTCGGCCGCCCGGCGCAGCCGGTCGCGCTCCCGGCGGCGGGCCCGCGCCTCGGCGTCCGCGAGGCAGGCGCGCTCGGCCCGGGCCAGGGCGGCGTCCTCGACGAGGATGCCCATGCGCTCGTAGCGGCGGCGGCGCCGGTGGAAGCGGACCACGACGGCGGACAGCGAACTGGCTTCGTGGGCCCGGCGGGTGAGGGCGGTGTCGCCGCGCGGCAGGTAGACGAGGTGTCCGAGGTCGGCGCAGTCCAGGCAGCGGGGCACGCCGGTTTCGCGGACGAGGCGGCGCAGTGGTCCCTGTCTGCACTCCGCGCAGTGGATCTGCTTCGTCGACTCGAAAACGACCAGGCTCATGGCGAAGTGATACCGCCGTTCAGGCCGTATATCACCTTGTACGTATGGATACTTGCGGTTTCACAGAGTCTTCCCTGACCTCATGGTGTCCTCCTACCGTGAGTCGAGTGGGCCGCGTCCGGTCCATGGAGGAGGGAAACATGGCTGGACGGCAGGCGACGGTCGGGCGCCCGAGGACTGCGGGCCGGCGCCCGAAAGCGGAGGTGGCCTCCGACCTCGTGGTGAGAGAGGTCGAGATAGAGCCCGGCGGCTGCACCGGCTGGCACTACCACCGCGTGCCGCTGATGGCGGTGGTCAAGTCCGGCACCCTGACCCGGATCCTGAGCGACGGCACGGTCGAGGTGCATCACACCGGCACCAGCTTCGTCGAACCCGCCGGGCGGCGCCACGTCCACCTCGGCCGCAACTTCGGCACCGAGCGGGTCGTGCTCTGCGTGACCGCCGCCCTTGCCGAGGGCGACCCCTTCGCGCTTCCCGCGGAGGCCCCGCCGGGGGCCACGCCCTGCGCGTGCCCCACGCGGACGCGGTGAGGGCCGATGCGGTGACCCCGCCCCCGTGAACCGGGGCACCGCTCAGACGAGTCGGCGGATCTCCCCGCGCACGCGGTAGAAGCCTCCGGCCGCCGGGTGCAGGCCGTCCACCACGTACCGGGCTCCGGGCTCCCGTATCCCGCGCGGGAACTGCACGTTCCAGGAGGGCTCGAACCCGCCCGACACCACCTGTACGCGCATCCGCTGGCCCTGCTGCACGCACTCCACGACCACGCCGCCCGCGGGCACCGAGGCCACCGACACCGTCGCCACCGCGGCGGGCGTGGCGGCCGGGGTGAAGACGGGCAGGGCGGCGGCCGACTTCACGTCCACGGCCGTCGGCACCGACCCCTCCCGGGCGGCCGCGATCGCGGCCTCGCTCGCGTCCACGCAGACCAGCGAACCGTCCGTGGTCACCAGGTACAGCCGCTCGTCCAGATACTGCATGGACAGCGCGGCCCCGCTGCCGGTGCCCAGCTTCCACAGCCGCCGCCCGTCGGCGTCGAAGCAGTACACGGACGACGCGAGGTCGCCGGCGAAGACGTGCCGGCCGTCCGGCGAGGTCGCGCACGAGTAGACCGCGGCGTCGCACCGGTACGTGGCCTCCAGGGCGCCCGTCGCCTTCGACAGCCGCTGCACGGTGTTGCGGCCGGTTCCCGCGTACACCGCGTGGTCCTCCTGCCAGCCGAACAGCACCGACCCGTCGGTCTGGGTGTGCCACAACTCCCGCCCGCCGTCCGGGGCGTAGGCCGTGACCCCCTTGCCGTGGCCGTGGTAGACCGCCCGCTCGTCCGCACGCACCATCCAGGCGTTCGTCCCGGCCGAGCGCCGCGACCACTGGAACTCGTCCTCGTGGTCGATGACCGTGAGCCCGCCGTTGCGGTCGGACACGTTCAGCACGCCCTCGCGGATGTCCAGCCAGAAGATGTCCACGTCGGCCGCGATGTCGTACGCCCCGAACGGCACCTTCGAGGACAGGTCGTACACCGTGCCGTCGTCACAGCCCGCGTAGATCCAGAACTCGTCCGCCACCAGGCACTTCACCCCGTCCGGCAGCGAGTACCGGGCGAGCACCTCGCCCTCGTGGCTCACCGTGTAGACGTCTCCGGCCTGGTTGCCGACCCAGCAGCGGTCCTCGTCCACGTGGATGCCGAAGGCGGAGGACCCCGTACGGAACCGCCACAGCACCGGGGCCACCGCGCGTGCGGTGGACGGGGTCGAGGTCACCTGGCGGCGCGTCACCGACCGGGCCGCACGGACTCCCCGCACCGCCGGGGCGTAGCCCTTGCGGACCTTCTCCCCGACCTTCTTGGCGGCGGCGGCCCGCGCCTTCTCGATGGTGGGGAAGGAGGAGCTCTGCAACTGGCCGTCCGCGCCGATGCGGCCGTACCGCACCGAGACGGAGGTCCCGTCGACGGTGACCTCGTAGAACTTGTGGGCACCGCCGTCCTCCTGGGACAGCTCCAGATACGTCGTCTCCCGAGCCATGACAGACCCCTCCCCAAGGCCGGGCCGCCGGTCCCCTGTGCGCCGGTGATCCCTCCTGAAAAACGTTAGGCGGCACCACTGACAATGGGCTGGTGCAGCTGGAAGCGATCACATGGCAGCGGATGGCCGAGCGGCTCGCCGGTCACCTCGACGACGACGACGAGCAGGGCAGCGGCAAGGGCGGAAGCGGCGGCGAGGACGGGGGCGGCCCGGAAGGCCGATGGCGGCGGGTGGGCATCGACGGAGCGCCCGCCGCCCGCACCGGCGTGCTCGCCGCGGAGCTCGCCGACGCGCTGCGCCTGCGCGGGCGTTCGGTCCTGGTGGTGGCGGCCGAGG is a window encoding:
- a CDS encoding chaplin; translated protein: MVAGGGLAVAGAGGFAFADAEAGGQAVRSPGVLSGNLLQLPVHTPVNVCGNTVSVVGVLNSAAGNRCVNADRGAGKQGEPGHPGPRSSDPSHPSKPGAGNGAGNGGQSGHGGPGRGAVAEGGGKDSPGLLSGNGLQLPVEVPVNISGNSVSVVGVGNASVGNTSVNGSTPVVGKPVQPPVRPPVAVRPVTPPAPPRSHPSALAHTGAEGAGYLLSGGGAMLLGGVLLYRRFRLN
- a CDS encoding DUF2293 domain-containing protein, producing the protein MSLVVFESTKQIHCAECRQGPLRRLVRETGVPRCLDCADLGHLVYLPRGDTALTRRAHEASSLSAVVVRFHRRRRRYERMGILVEDAALARAERACLADAEARARRRERDRLRRAAEDTRFTAAFAAEILRLFPGCPSDRARAIAAHASVRGSGRVGRSAAGRALDPPAVYAAVRAAVRHLDTEYDSLLMGGVPRFAARARLAPRIDAILDGWRAASDASNTPTQAS
- a CDS encoding cupin domain-containing protein; this encodes MAGRQATVGRPRTAGRRPKAEVASDLVVREVEIEPGGCTGWHYHRVPLMAVVKSGTLTRILSDGTVEVHHTGTSFVEPAGRRHVHLGRNFGTERVVLCVTAALAEGDPFALPAEAPPGATPCACPTRTR
- a CDS encoding WGR domain-containing protein; the encoded protein is MARETTYLELSQEDGGAHKFYEVTVDGTSVSVRYGRIGADGQLQSSSFPTIEKARAAAAKKVGEKVRKGYAPAVRGVRAARSVTRRQVTSTPSTARAVAPVLWRFRTGSSAFGIHVDEDRCWVGNQAGDVYTVSHEGEVLARYSLPDGVKCLVADEFWIYAGCDDGTVYDLSSKVPFGAYDIAADVDIFWLDIREGVLNVSDRNGGLTVIDHEDEFQWSRRSAGTNAWMVRADERAVYHGHGKGVTAYAPDGGRELWHTQTDGSVLFGWQEDHAVYAGTGRNTVQRLSKATGALEATYRCDAAVYSCATSPDGRHVFAGDLASSVYCFDADGRRLWKLGTGSGAALSMQYLDERLYLVTTDGSLVCVDASEAAIAAAREGSVPTAVDVKSAAALPVFTPAATPAAVATVSVASVPAGGVVVECVQQGQRMRVQVVSGGFEPSWNVQFPRGIREPGARYVVDGLHPAAGGFYRVRGEIRRLV